Genomic segment of Kibdelosporangium phytohabitans:
CGCCTGAACTGCGGGCCCAGACTTTCCTCAACGCCAAGTGGATCTTCGCCCTGCGTCTCGTGTCAACGTGCTGCGCGCCCGCGTGATCGGCATCCCCGAGCCGTTCGACTACCCCTGCCTGTCCGCCGCGCGAGCTGATCCGGTAGTTGCGGCGGGTCGCAGAGCACCGGCGGGAGCGAGAAGGAGGCCACCATGCCGGCCGGGGGCTGCTGCTGGACGAGTTCCGGCGCGCGTGGGCCTGTCCACGGTGCCCGCTCGCTGACGCGGCGAATCCCTTTGCGGCCTGTGCATATCCGTGCACTTGGCGGCGCCGGTCACCTAGTTTCGAGGGGTGACCGAGGACTCAGGCATTCGTGAGCTCGCCGGTCGGTACCGGCTGATCACGCCGCTGGGACGGCAGGTGATGCGCGGGTGGGACCTGCACCTGCGCCAGGTCGTCGCGGTCCGGCTCCTCGGTCAGCAGGAGGAACCGGATCTTTTCGTCGAACGGGCGGGCGCGCTGACTGATCTTGCGCATCCCGGCCTTGTCCGTGTGCTCGATGCCGGTGTCACCCATGACGGTGAACCGTTCGTGGTTCAGGAGTTCGTCGCGGGTACGACGCTCAAGGCGCGGCTGGCTGGTGGCACGTTGGACGCGGGTGCTGTGACCGAACTCGGATCCGCGCTCGGGCGAGCCTTGGCTTACGCGCATTCGCAGGGTGTGGCCCACCGGGACGTCCACCCCGGCAACGTGTTGCTCGGGCCTGGGATGGAGCCCTGCCTCACCAATGTCGGCACCTCGCCGGGCACGGTCGTCTCCTATCTCGCGCCGGAGCAGGTCAACGGCGACGACCCGACGATGGCTTCCGACGTGTACTCGCTCGGCCTCGTTCTGCTCGAGGCGTTGACCGGGCGGACCGAGTACCCCGGTGACGGCAGGACGACCGCGCTCGCCCGGTTGAGCCGCGCACCCATCATCGACCCGGATCTGCCGCACGCCGCCGCGTTGCGGGCCATGGTGTGCGCGGACCCGAACGACCGGCCCGACGCGGCCACGTGTGTCGACCTGCTGCGTGGTTCGTCGGCGAAGTCGCGTGTTCAGACGCGGACGGTGCTGATCGCGGCCGTCGCGGCCGCGATTGCGGCGACCGGCATCACCATCGCGATGAACCTGCCGAAGCAGCCGCCTCAGCCACGCGTCGCACCCCAGCAGGCAACCACCGACGTGACGGTGACGCCGCCGGTCATCACCGAAGTCGTCGATCGGCCCGCCGGCCAGGTGATCGACCGGCCACCCGCCGTCGCAGAGGGAGTCCGCGAGCAACCCGGCATCCTGCTCCCGCCCATCACGACGACGCCGACGGCAGGCGCTCTGCTTCCGTGGCATCCGTGGGAGCCGCTCGCCCGTCCGAGGCTCGGGAAGAAGCCGCACCAGCCGTGGAAGTTCCCTCCCCCGCACGTCGGTGGGGAAGGGAACTCCGGGCGCTGACGTCAGCGCAGGCCGTTGCGGCGCGCCACCGCGATCAGCACGTCCGGGTCGTCCGAGATGATCCCCGTGACGCCGAGGTCGATCACCCGTTGGATGGTCGCTTCGTCGTTCACCGTGTACGGCACCACTTTCAGGCCGTACTTCGGCGCCAGGTCCGGCGCGGTGGGTCCGAAGTAGTACTTCGGGTCGGTGCGCCGGTACCAGTCGTCCGAGGTGACCTTGGTCTGCTTGGGGTCGTGCACCTGCCAGTTCGCCGACACCGCGGACGCCCCCGAGGCACGCACGAGCTTGCCGAGGTCGCGGTAGCGCCACCAGTCCAGCCCGCCGGTCCACGGGCTCTTCACCGACGGGTCGCCATACGCCGCCATCAGCGAGCACTCGTCGGCGACGGTCTTGCACTCGTCGGGCCCGTACTGCCAGATCAACGCCACGGTCTCGATGCGCGGGTCGATCGCACGCGACAACCGGATGGTGCGCCAGTCGAACGACTGGATGGTCGATCGGTGCGCCATCCCGGCCTTCTCGATCGCACCGACCAGCTGCAGGGTGAACTGCCAGTACGGCGCGGTGTCGTCGGCCGCCGGGCTGATCTTGGTCTCGATGTTGAACCGGATGTCGGTCCGGCCGCTGCGCTTGACCAGGTCGAACACCTCGGCCAGGGTCGGGATGCGCTGGCCGGGCACGGCGACCTGCTTGGGGAACTCCGGCAGTGTCTTGCTGCCGCAGTCGATCGTCTTGATCTGCGCGAGCGTCAACTGGCGGATCTGCTTGCCGACGTACGGGAATTCCGGGTCACCCGGCTTCACCGGCGCGGTGTCCACGCAGTGCGAGCCGTTGACGGTCCGGTCGTGGATGACCACGAGCTGGTTGTCCTGTGTCACGCCCGCGTCGAGCTCCAGGGTGGACACCTCGGGCAGGCCGAGCGAGTACTGGAACGACGCCAGTGTGTTCTCTGGCCGCACGGAACGGCCGCCGCGGTGCGCCTGCACGTCGAACGGCGAGGCGTAGGCGCGCGGGAGCTTGAATCCGCGCTGCTTCAGCAGGTCACGCAACCGGTCCGGGTAGTCGGTGATGATGCCGTCCACGCCGTCGTCGATCAGCTTGGCCATGGTCGGCACGTCGTCGATCGTCCACGGCACGACCTTGATGCCGTTGCGGTGCGCGTGGCGGACCATGTCCTTGGTGACGTACGGCTTGTAGTCCGGGTCGGTCACCTTGCCTGCCTGCGGGAAGCCGTGCACCGGGGAGAAGGCGTCCGCCTTGAAGGACTTGATCGCCGCGATCGGGTCGCCGCCGAAGTCGTCGATGTCGATCCCGCCGAGCCACGGCGAGCGGCCCGGCTTGCCGGTCTGCAGGAAGTCGTAGTTGGTCAGCGCGACGATGGGCAGCTCCGGCGCGACCTGGCGGATGCGCATCAGCGCGCCCCAGTCGAAGCTCTGGATGCTGACCCGGCGCGCGAACCCGGCCTGCCGGATCTCCCTGGCGGCCACCTGCACGAACTGCTCGCGCGGGGCGGTCTCGGTGGGCGCGCCCGCCTCGACCTTGGTCTCGATGTTCAGCTTGACGTCGTCCGCGCGGTAGCGCTTGACCAGGTCGAAGACCTCGCGCAGCAGCGGCATCCGCGAACCGGGCGACAGCACCGCGCCGGGGTGCTCGGGCAGCTTGCGCGAGCCGCAGTCGAGCGTCTTGACCTGGGCGAGCGTCAAGGTGTTGACGTATTTCCCGGCGTACGGGAACTCCGGGTCGCCCGGCGTGACCGGGCCGGTGTCGGCGCACTTGCGGCCGTCGACGCGGCGGTCGTGCGTGACGACGGCCTGGCCGTCCTCGGTGATCTGCAGGTCGAGTTCGAGTGTGGTGACGCCGAGCCGGATGGCGTTGCCGAACGAGCTGAGCGTGCTCTCCGACCGCAGCCCGAGCCCACCCCGGTGTGCCTGTAAGTCGAAGTCGTGCGAGTGGCTGTGCTTGCGCTCGGCCTGTGCTGGAGCCGCCAGCAGGCCCGTGATCAGCGCGATCGCGGTGCCTGTGACGACTGTCGTCGGCCAGATGCTTCTCATGGGCGCGGATGCTCGCAGCCGGAAACGAACGAACTTGAACCATTCACTGAACTTTTCGCCGGTCTACACCGAAAGGCGGTTTCCCGGGCAACCAGTTACCAGGTTGGCTGTCAACCCGTAAAGGGTTCACATGCACATTGGAGCAACCCGTGTCCTTACGTCAGCGGGCCGCAGTCTTACCCCTGTTCTTGCTGGTAGGCCTGGCCAGCCCGGCCGTCGCCGCGCCGGTCGCCGACCTGCCCGACTCCTTCTCGACACTGTCCGCTGTCGATCCGGCGAAACGGATCGAGACCTCGCGGACGACCCGGCCGGTCGCCCCGGGCGTGACACTCAGCTCATTCGACTGGTACGAACCGGGCGACGCGGGCGGATGGGTGCGCGGCGACTCACTCACGGTCGACCTCGGCGCGGGCACCACCGTCGACTACGTCGACCCCGGCCTGGTCACCAAGGCGGAGCCACTGTCCACCCAGGCCGACGCCAAGCGCGCGGTCGCCGCGGTGAACGGCGACTTCTTCGACATCAACAACTCCAACGCCCCCGAAGGCGCGGCGATCAAGTCCGGTTCGCTGGTCAAGTCACCCAACTCCGGGCACAACCGCGCGGTCGGGATCGACGCGGCCGGCATCGGCCGGGTCATGGACGTCTTCTTCGACGGCACACTGACCACCCCCGCGGGCACGACCAAGCTGACGCACCTCAACAGCGCACGGATCGACGCCAACGGCATCGGCGTGTTCAACCCGGTCTGGGGCACGTACTCACGCGA
This window contains:
- a CDS encoding serine/threonine-protein kinase; this translates as MTEDSGIRELAGRYRLITPLGRQVMRGWDLHLRQVVAVRLLGQQEEPDLFVERAGALTDLAHPGLVRVLDAGVTHDGEPFVVQEFVAGTTLKARLAGGTLDAGAVTELGSALGRALAYAHSQGVAHRDVHPGNVLLGPGMEPCLTNVGTSPGTVVSYLAPEQVNGDDPTMASDVYSLGLVLLEALTGRTEYPGDGRTTALARLSRAPIIDPDLPHAAALRAMVCADPNDRPDAATCVDLLRGSSAKSRVQTRTVLIAAVAAAIAATGITIAMNLPKQPPQPRVAPQQATTDVTVTPPVITEVVDRPAGQVIDRPPAVAEGVREQPGILLPPITTTPTAGALLPWHPWEPLARPRLGKKPHQPWKFPPPHVGGEGNSGR
- a CDS encoding glycerophosphodiester phosphodiesterase family protein, which gives rise to MQAHRGGRSVRPENTLASFQYSLGLPEVSTLELDAGVTQDNQLVVIHDRTVNGSHCVDTAPVKPGDPEFPYVGKQIRQLTLAQIKTIDCGSKTLPEFPKQVAVPGQRIPTLAEVFDLVKRSGRTDIRFNIETKISPAADDTAPYWQFTLQLVGAIEKAGMAHRSTIQSFDWRTIRLSRAIDPRIETVALIWQYGPDECKTVADECSLMAAYGDPSVKSPWTGGLDWWRYRDLGKLVRASGASAVSANWQVHDPKQTKVTSDDWYRRTDPKYYFGPTAPDLAPKYGLKVVPYTVNDEATIQRVIDLGVTGIISDDPDVLIAVARRNGLR